A single window of Streptomyces xanthii DNA harbors:
- a CDS encoding amino acid ABC transporter permease codes for MTVTKEASAVEDAYVPSERRLARERHKRVRARRATAVAALSTLVTGAVLFLVVVNSPGWERTKETFFSAHYARVALPQVLDGLWLNVRLLVVCGACVLVLGMLLALARTLRGPVFFPLRALATAYTDFFRGLPLIICLLLVIFGVPALRLQGVTTDPVLLGGAALVLTYSAYVAEVFRAGIESVHPSQRAAARSLGLSNRQTLRHVVIPQAVRRVVPPLLNDLVSLQKDTGLVSIGGAVDAVYAAQIIASKDFNYTPYVVAGLVFVALTIPMTRFTDWVTARMDRRRAQGGLV; via the coding sequence GTGACCGTCACGAAGGAGGCGTCCGCCGTCGAAGACGCCTACGTACCCTCGGAGCGCCGTCTGGCGCGCGAGCGGCACAAGCGGGTCCGCGCGCGCCGGGCGACGGCCGTGGCGGCGCTGAGCACCCTGGTGACCGGCGCGGTGCTGTTCCTCGTCGTCGTCAACTCCCCCGGCTGGGAGCGGACGAAGGAGACGTTCTTCAGTGCGCACTACGCGCGCGTGGCGCTGCCCCAGGTCTTGGACGGGCTGTGGCTGAACGTGCGCCTTCTTGTGGTGTGCGGCGCGTGCGTGCTCGTCCTGGGGATGCTGCTGGCGCTCGCGCGGACGCTGCGTGGCCCGGTCTTCTTCCCGCTGCGCGCCCTGGCTACGGCCTACACGGACTTCTTCCGCGGACTGCCGCTCATCATCTGCCTGTTGCTCGTCATCTTCGGCGTGCCCGCGCTGCGCCTCCAGGGCGTGACGACGGATCCGGTGCTGCTCGGCGGCGCCGCGCTCGTGCTCACGTACTCGGCGTACGTCGCCGAGGTGTTCCGGGCCGGCATCGAGTCCGTGCACCCCTCGCAGCGGGCCGCCGCGCGCTCCCTGGGGCTGAGCAACCGGCAGACGCTGCGGCACGTGGTGATCCCCCAGGCGGTGCGCCGTGTCGTGCCGCCGTTGCTGAACGACCTGGTCTCGCTCCAGAAGGACACGGGCCTGGTCTCCATCGGCGGGGCGGTGGACGCCGTGTACGCGGCGCAGATCATCGCGAGCAAGGACTTCAACTACACGCCCTACGTGGTGGCGGGTCTGGTGTTCGTCGCGCTCACGATCCCCATGACCCGGTTCACCGACTGGGTGACGGCCCGGATGGACCGGCGCCGGGCGCAAGGAGGTCTCGTATGA
- a CDS encoding TerC/Alx family metal homeostasis membrane protein yields the protein MDVSITLWVLTVLGLCALIAVDFFIGRKPHDVSIKEAGIWTVVWIVLAALFGVGITIWGSGQAGGEFFAGFITEKSLSVDNLFVFILIMAKFSVPSHLQQRVLLFGVLIALVLRAIFIAAGAAIIASFSWVFYLFGAFLIYTAWKLIKEAMADEEDEEFEENRLLKSIEKKFGVADRYHGTKLFIQQHGKKVMTPLLVVMLAIGMTDVLFAMDSIPAIFGLTQDPYIVFTANAFALMGLRQLYFLIGGLLRKLVHLSYGLSVILGFIGIKLVLHALHESGVHVPEISIPVSLAVICGVLVITTITSLIASKKQAEREAAEETPKDSVEA from the coding sequence GTGGACGTATCGATCACTCTCTGGGTACTGACCGTTCTCGGTCTGTGTGCCCTCATCGCGGTCGACTTCTTCATCGGGCGCAAGCCCCATGACGTGTCGATCAAGGAAGCGGGCATCTGGACGGTGGTCTGGATCGTGCTCGCCGCGCTCTTCGGCGTCGGCATCACGATCTGGGGCAGCGGACAGGCCGGCGGCGAGTTCTTCGCGGGCTTCATCACCGAGAAGTCGCTCAGTGTCGACAACCTCTTCGTCTTCATCCTGATCATGGCGAAGTTCTCGGTGCCGTCCCACCTGCAGCAGCGGGTGCTGCTCTTCGGCGTGCTCATCGCGCTCGTCCTGCGGGCGATCTTCATCGCGGCCGGCGCGGCGATCATCGCCAGCTTCTCGTGGGTCTTCTACCTCTTCGGTGCCTTCCTCATCTACACCGCCTGGAAGCTCATCAAGGAGGCCATGGCGGACGAGGAGGACGAGGAGTTCGAGGAGAACAGGCTCCTGAAGTCCATCGAGAAGAAGTTCGGCGTCGCGGACCGCTACCACGGCACCAAGCTCTTCATCCAGCAGCACGGCAAGAAGGTCATGACGCCGCTCCTGGTCGTCATGCTCGCCATCGGCATGACCGACGTGCTGTTCGCGATGGACTCGATCCCCGCGATCTTCGGCCTCACCCAGGACCCGTACATCGTCTTCACGGCCAACGCGTTCGCGCTGATGGGCCTGCGCCAGCTGTACTTCCTCATCGGCGGTCTGCTGCGCAAGCTGGTCCACCTCAGCTACGGCCTGTCGGTGATCCTCGGCTTCATCGGCATCAAGCTCGTGCTGCACGCGCTGCACGAGTCCGGGGTGCACGTGCCCGAGATCTCCATCCCGGTCTCGCTCGCCGTCATCTGCGGCGTCCTCGTCATCACGACGATCACGAGCCTCATCGCCTCCAAGAAGCAGGCCGAGCGGGAAGCCGCCGAAGAGACTCCGAAGGACAGCGTCGAGGCCTGA
- a CDS encoding MBL fold metallo-hydrolase, producing MTYSGAVKVGGPADVHELRDLMISKVAVGPMDNNAYLLRCRATDQQLLIDAANEPATLLRLIGDDGIAAVVTTHRHGDHWQALAEVVEATGARTYAGRDDAEGIPVATDVTVADGDVIEFGNVRLTARHLVGHTPGSIALVYDDPHGHPHVFTGDCLFPGGVGNTWKDPKAFASLIDDVETKLFDVLPDETWVYPGHGNDTTLGAERPGLPEWRARGW from the coding sequence ATGACGTACAGCGGAGCAGTGAAGGTCGGCGGCCCGGCGGACGTGCACGAGCTGCGGGACCTGATGATCTCCAAGGTCGCGGTCGGCCCGATGGACAACAACGCGTACCTGCTGCGCTGCCGGGCGACCGACCAGCAGCTCCTGATCGACGCGGCGAACGAGCCGGCGACCCTGCTGCGCCTCATCGGTGACGACGGCATCGCCGCCGTCGTCACCACCCACCGGCACGGCGACCACTGGCAGGCGCTCGCGGAGGTCGTCGAGGCGACCGGCGCGCGCACGTACGCGGGGCGCGACGACGCCGAGGGCATCCCCGTGGCGACGGACGTGACCGTCGCCGACGGGGACGTGATCGAGTTCGGGAACGTGCGGCTCACGGCCCGCCATCTGGTGGGCCACACGCCGGGCTCCATCGCGCTCGTCTACGACGACCCGCACGGCCACCCGCACGTCTTCACGGGCGACTGCCTCTTCCCGGGCGGCGTGGGCAACACGTGGAAGGACCCGAAGGCGTTCGCCAGCCTCATCGACGACGTGGAGACGAAGCTCTTCGACGTGCTCCCCGACGAGACCTGGGTCTACCCGGGGCACGGGAACGACACGACGCTGGGCGCCGAGCGCCCGGGCCTCCCGGAGTGGCGCGCCCGCGGTTGGTGA
- a CDS encoding TerD family protein yields MAAELVRGQNHPLTETRLEIRVSAGHPVVAGATLADDRGAVHGTARVAHPGAPSLPGLEVPRQAAADHRIAVDLDAMPQDVHRVTVLLALPPGTGGPTRFGAVAAPFLAVTGLDGTEQASYTITDLDTESAVVALELYRRAGAWKVRAIGQGYADGLAALLADQGLTDAPALAGAVHDAVARGLARAVAPPPRSSDETQVRQTAAAGAAPGGLPPTTQPPSSTPSSGGPIDYSHPGRQAPPPPPAPAPAQPDRPATPVAGDATGWSMEERLYNQVWGMFEDMARSTAAYRSAVDFADSRMEQELDQVLSDPRSRIGGQADAAREAARAKHEALVDRAREALDRDLAQLAAEADVVEPALPAPYARWDNPCWHAYRSPMEMPMAVRLGDLRLPEGDAAGIGIPMLVRLPLERGLWIDSGAAAGDTLTDADELRSRAAHTAVLHAARLLAAYPAGEFSVHVVDPAGTAAGALAPLVDAGVLAGPVARGAAGVSETLARLTERVDLVQMAVRAGAADALPPDLDIAEQLLIVHDFPHGFDDRAVTRLRYLADEGPRVGVHLMLVADRADAAEYGPLLDPLWRALLRLTPVPDDHLADPWVGHAWTYEPPAVPHGSAVLPQVLAEVARARTDLRRERDL; encoded by the coding sequence ATGGCGGCCGAACTGGTGAGGGGGCAGAACCACCCCCTCACCGAGACCCGTCTGGAGATCCGGGTGTCGGCCGGGCACCCGGTCGTCGCGGGCGCCACGCTCGCCGACGACCGCGGTGCCGTGCACGGCACCGCGCGCGTGGCCCATCCCGGCGCGCCCTCGCTCCCGGGCCTGGAGGTCCCGCGTCAGGCGGCGGCCGACCACCGCATCGCCGTCGACCTCGACGCGATGCCGCAGGACGTGCACCGCGTCACCGTGCTCCTCGCCCTGCCGCCCGGCACCGGCGGCCCGACCCGGTTCGGTGCCGTCGCGGCCCCGTTCCTCGCCGTCACCGGCCTCGACGGCACCGAGCAGGCCAGCTACACGATCACCGACCTCGACACGGAGTCCGCGGTCGTCGCCCTGGAGCTGTACCGCCGAGCGGGCGCCTGGAAGGTGCGCGCGATCGGTCAGGGCTACGCCGACGGCCTCGCCGCGCTCCTCGCCGACCAGGGCCTGACCGACGCGCCCGCCCTGGCCGGCGCCGTCCACGACGCGGTCGCGCGGGGACTGGCCCGCGCGGTCGCGCCGCCGCCCCGGTCGAGCGACGAGACGCAGGTCCGCCAGACGGCGGCGGCCGGCGCCGCCCCGGGCGGCCTGCCGCCCACCACACAGCCCCCGAGCAGCACCCCGTCCTCGGGCGGCCCGATCGACTACAGCCACCCGGGCCGCCAGGCACCCCCGCCGCCCCCGGCACCGGCACCGGCCCAGCCGGACCGCCCCGCGACCCCGGTCGCGGGCGACGCCACCGGCTGGTCCATGGAGGAGCGGCTCTACAACCAGGTCTGGGGCATGTTCGAGGACATGGCCCGCAGCACGGCCGCCTACCGCAGCGCCGTCGACTTCGCCGACTCCCGTATGGAGCAGGAGCTCGACCAGGTCCTCTCCGACCCGCGCAGCCGCATCGGCGGCCAGGCGGACGCGGCGCGCGAGGCCGCCCGGGCCAAGCACGAGGCCCTCGTCGACCGCGCGCGGGAGGCCCTGGACCGGGACCTCGCCCAGCTCGCCGCCGAGGCCGACGTCGTCGAGCCCGCGCTCCCGGCCCCGTACGCCCGCTGGGACAACCCTTGCTGGCACGCCTACCGCAGCCCCATGGAGATGCCCATGGCGGTCCGGCTCGGCGACCTGCGGCTGCCCGAGGGGGACGCCGCCGGTATCGGCATCCCGATGCTGGTGCGGCTGCCGCTGGAGCGCGGCCTGTGGATCGACTCCGGGGCCGCGGCCGGTGACACGCTCACCGACGCCGACGAGCTGCGCTCCCGCGCGGCCCACACCGCGGTCCTGCACGCGGCCCGGCTCCTCGCCGCCTACCCGGCCGGCGAGTTCAGCGTCCACGTCGTCGATCCGGCCGGCACGGCGGCGGGAGCGCTCGCCCCGCTCGTCGACGCGGGAGTGCTCGCCGGACCGGTGGCCAGGGGAGCGGCCGGTGTCTCCGAGACGCTCGCCCGGCTGACCGAGCGCGTCGACCTCGTGCAGATGGCGGTCCGGGCCGGCGCCGCGGACGCGCTCCCGCCCGACCTGGACATCGCCGAGCAGCTTCTGATCGTGCACGACTTCCCGCACGGCTTCGACGACCGGGCCGTCACCCGGCTGCGCTATCTCGCGGACGAGGGCCCACGGGTCGGCGTCCACCTGATGCTGGTCGCCGACCGCGCGGACGCCGCCGAGTACGGGCCGCTCCTGGACCCGCTGTGGCGCGCGCTGCTCCGCCTGACGCCCGTACCCGACGACCACCTGGCCGACCCGTGGGTCGGGCACGCGTGGACGTACGAGCCGCCGGCCGTTCCGCACGGCAGCGCGGTGCTGCCCCAGGTCCTCGCCGAGGTCGCCAGGGCGCGGACGGACCTCCGAAGGGAGAGAGATCTCTGA
- the aroQ gene encoding type II 3-dehydroquinate dehydratase, which translates to MPHTLATAPIMVLNGPNLNLLGKRQPEIYGRDTLADVEALCAKAAAAHGATVDFRQSNHEGELVDWIHEARENHVGIVINPAAYSHTSVAILDALNTCDGLPVVEVHISNIHQREEFRHHSYVSLRADGVIAGCGVQGYAFGVERVAALAAPGAAGA; encoded by the coding sequence GTGCCGCACACCCTCGCCACCGCCCCGATCATGGTTCTCAACGGTCCGAACCTGAACCTGCTGGGCAAGCGGCAGCCCGAGATCTACGGCCGGGACACGCTCGCCGACGTCGAGGCCCTGTGCGCCAAGGCGGCCGCCGCGCACGGTGCCACCGTCGACTTCCGGCAGTCCAACCACGAGGGCGAACTCGTCGACTGGATCCACGAAGCCCGCGAGAACCACGTCGGCATCGTCATCAATCCCGCCGCCTACTCGCACACCTCCGTCGCGATCCTCGACGCGCTCAACACCTGCGACGGACTGCCCGTGGTCGAGGTCCACATCTCGAACATCCACCAGCGCGAGGAGTTCCGGCACCACTCCTACGTGTCGCTGCGCGCCGACGGCGTGATCGCGGGATGCGGCGTACAGGGCTACGCGTTCGGCGTGGAGCGCGTAGCCGCGCTCGCCGCACCCGGTGCCGCGGGGGCCTGA
- a CDS encoding amino acid ABC transporter ATP-binding protein: MTEPVLRMESVRKTFGETVVLRDVDLDVPQHTVTALIGASGSGKSTLLRCANLLEEIDDGAIWLDGEEITDPRADADAVRRRIGVVFQAYNLFPHMTVLENVTLAPRRVHGVPREKAEEEARGLLERLGLGAKATEYPDRLSGGQQQRAAIVRALAVRPRLLLLDEITAALDPELVGEVLDVVRDLKGEGMTMVLATHEMSFAREVADQVCFLDGGVVLERGAPEAVFEDPQEERTRKFLRRIVEAGRLN, from the coding sequence ATGACCGAGCCGGTGCTGCGGATGGAGTCCGTCCGCAAGACGTTCGGCGAGACGGTGGTGCTGCGGGACGTCGACCTGGACGTGCCGCAGCACACCGTGACCGCCCTGATCGGCGCCTCGGGGTCCGGCAAGTCGACCCTGTTGCGCTGCGCCAATCTCCTGGAGGAGATCGACGACGGGGCGATCTGGCTGGACGGCGAGGAGATCACCGACCCGCGCGCGGACGCGGACGCGGTGCGCCGGCGGATCGGGGTGGTCTTCCAGGCCTACAACCTGTTCCCGCACATGACCGTCCTGGAGAACGTGACGCTCGCGCCGCGCCGGGTGCACGGCGTGCCCCGCGAGAAGGCCGAGGAAGAGGCCAGGGGGCTCCTGGAGCGGCTCGGGCTCGGGGCGAAGGCCACGGAGTACCCGGACCGGCTCAGCGGCGGCCAGCAGCAGCGTGCGGCGATCGTGCGGGCCCTGGCCGTGCGTCCCCGGCTGCTGCTGCTCGACGAGATCACCGCCGCCCTGGACCCGGAGCTCGTCGGTGAGGTCCTGGACGTCGTGCGCGACCTCAAGGGCGAGGGCATGACCATGGTGCTGGCGACGCACGAGATGAGCTTCGCGCGCGAGGTCGCCGACCAGGTGTGCTTCCTGGACGGCGGTGTCGTCCTCGAACGGGGCGCTCCGGAGGCGGTGTTCGAGGACCCTCAGGAGGAACGCACGCGGAAGTTCCTGCGCCGCATCGTGGAGGCGGGCCGTCTGAACTGA
- a CDS encoding ABC transporter substrate-binding protein — MPLARRVARLAVCSAVVLVTASACAPEPEKKASGNATTAASCAPGELATVASGKLTVGTDKPAYAPWFEDNDPANGKGFESAVAYAVAKQLGYDKGQVVWQTVPFNSSFAPGAKKFDFDINQVSISDQRKKAVAFSSGYYEVRQAVVALKTSKAAKAKSVADLKDVKLGAQVGTTSLDFVNDLVKPTQKPSVYQKNDFAKSALKNGQVDAIVVDLPTAFYITGAEVTDAEVVGQFENTTGTPERFGLVLDKESALTSCVSGAVDKLRDNGTLASLEKKWLSEAVDAPVLK, encoded by the coding sequence ATGCCTCTCGCCCGGCGCGTCGCGCGCCTCGCCGTCTGCTCCGCCGTCGTCCTCGTCACCGCTTCGGCCTGCGCCCCCGAGCCCGAGAAGAAGGCCTCGGGGAACGCCACGACGGCCGCCTCCTGCGCTCCGGGCGAGCTGGCCACGGTCGCCTCCGGGAAGCTCACCGTGGGCACGGACAAGCCCGCCTACGCCCCGTGGTTCGAGGACAACGACCCCGCCAACGGGAAGGGCTTCGAATCTGCCGTCGCCTACGCCGTGGCGAAGCAGCTCGGCTACGACAAGGGCCAAGTGGTCTGGCAGACCGTGCCGTTCAACAGTTCCTTCGCCCCGGGCGCCAAGAAGTTCGACTTCGACATCAACCAGGTGTCGATCAGCGACCAGCGCAAGAAGGCCGTCGCGTTCTCGTCCGGCTACTACGAGGTGCGCCAGGCCGTCGTCGCCCTGAAGACGTCCAAGGCCGCCAAGGCGAAGAGCGTCGCCGACCTCAAGGACGTGAAGCTGGGCGCCCAAGTGGGCACCACCAGCCTGGACTTCGTCAACGACCTCGTGAAGCCCACCCAGAAGCCGTCCGTCTACCAGAAGAACGACTTCGCCAAGTCCGCTCTCAAGAACGGCCAGGTGGACGCCATCGTCGTCGACCTGCCGACCGCGTTCTACATCACGGGCGCCGAGGTCACCGACGCCGAAGTGGTGGGCCAGTTCGAGAACACGACGGGCACGCCCGAGCGGTTCGGCCTCGTGCTCGACAAGGAGAGCGCGCTGACCTCGTGCGTCTCCGGCGCCGTGGACAAGCTCCGCGACAACGGCACGCTCGCCTCCCTGGAGAAGAAGTGGCTCTCCGAAGCCGTCGACGCTCCGGTGCTCAAGTGA
- a CDS encoding maleylpyruvate isomerase family mycothiol-dependent enzyme, translated as MSDHVRDLVSVREATDRLLAAVATLDNAAVSEPSRLPGWSRGHVLAHLSRNADALVNVLAGLPMYASAEARDADIVRDAPRELRDQVADLRASAERFQRKGAEEADWARTVELRNGVKDAAGNVPFRRWIEVDLHHVDLGIGYELEDLSAEFTQREINFLARRFRDHPGLPPVLIKQDDGRMVSTGAVQSPTVEEIEDGAVPPLGIVVRGRQADLLGWLSGRRDGSALTVDRGTLPSLPPL; from the coding sequence ATGAGTGATCATGTGCGCGACCTGGTGTCTGTACGCGAAGCGACCGACCGGCTGCTCGCCGCTGTCGCCACCCTGGACAACGCCGCCGTGAGCGAGCCGTCACGGCTGCCCGGCTGGAGCCGGGGCCACGTCCTCGCCCACCTCTCCCGGAACGCGGACGCGCTCGTCAACGTTCTCGCGGGCCTGCCGATGTACGCGAGCGCCGAGGCGCGCGACGCCGACATCGTGCGGGACGCCCCGCGCGAGCTGCGCGATCAGGTGGCGGACCTGCGGGCGAGCGCCGAGCGGTTCCAGCGCAAGGGTGCCGAGGAGGCCGACTGGGCCCGCACGGTCGAGCTGCGCAACGGCGTCAAGGACGCGGCCGGCAACGTGCCGTTCCGCCGCTGGATCGAGGTGGACCTGCACCACGTGGACCTCGGGATCGGCTACGAGCTGGAGGACCTCTCGGCGGAGTTCACCCAGCGCGAGATCAACTTCCTCGCCCGGCGCTTCCGCGACCACCCGGGCCTGCCGCCGGTCCTGATCAAGCAGGACGACGGCCGGATGGTCTCCACGGGCGCGGTGCAGAGCCCCACCGTGGAGGAGATCGAGGACGGCGCGGTGCCGCCGCTCGGCATCGTCGTGCGCGGACGCCAGGCGGACCTCCTGGGCTGGCTCTCGGGCCGCCGGGACGGCAGCGCACTGACCGTCGACCGGGGCACGCTGCCCTCCCTGCCCCCGCTATAG
- a CDS encoding TerD family protein yields MGIDLTKGQAISLEKQDGGTLTAVRMGLGWQAAPRRGLFGSRTREIDLDASAVLFADKQPVDVVFFRHLVSDDGSVRHTGDNLVGGVGQGGDDEAILVDLQRVPVHIDQIVFTVNSFTGQTFQEVQNAFCRLVDESNGQELARYTLDGGGQYTAQIMAKVHRAGAGWKMTALGNAANGRTFQDLMPAILPAL; encoded by the coding sequence GTGGGCATCGACTTGACCAAGGGTCAGGCCATCAGCCTGGAGAAGCAGGACGGAGGCACCCTCACCGCGGTGCGCATGGGGCTCGGCTGGCAGGCGGCCCCGCGCCGCGGCCTGTTCGGCTCGCGCACCCGCGAGATCGACCTGGACGCCTCGGCGGTGCTCTTCGCCGACAAGCAGCCCGTCGACGTGGTCTTCTTCCGCCACCTCGTCAGCGACGACGGCTCGGTCCGCCACACCGGGGACAACCTGGTCGGCGGCGTCGGCCAGGGCGGGGACGACGAGGCGATCCTCGTCGACCTGCAGCGCGTGCCGGTCCACATCGACCAGATCGTCTTCACGGTCAACTCGTTCACGGGCCAGACCTTCCAGGAGGTGCAGAACGCGTTCTGCCGCCTGGTCGACGAGTCGAACGGCCAGGAGCTCGCGCGTTACACGCTGGACGGCGGCGGCCAGTACACGGCGCAGATCATGGCCAAGGTCCACCGTGCCGGAGCGGGCTGGAAGATGACGGCCCTGGGCAACGCGGCCAACGGCCGTACGTTCCAGGACCTGATGCCCGCGATCCTGCCCGCCCTGTAG
- a CDS encoding calcium:proton antiporter, with protein sequence MITRLRALATQWYVFVPVVAVVLLGFTWGRDLPGAVVAIASVVLAASVLAAVHHAEVVAHRVGEPFGSLVLAVAVTIIEVALIVTLMADGGDKSATLARDTVFAAVMITCNGIVGISLLSAALRHRVAVFQSEGTGGALATVATLATLCLVLPTFTTSKLGPEFSTSQLIFAAVAAVVLYGLFVATQTVRHRDYFLPITKHGEVIDADDHADAPTTRTALISLGLLGLALVGVVGLAKGVSKTIEHGVEAAGMPHAVVGVIIALLVLLPETIAALRAARRDRVQTSLNLALGSAMASIGLTVPAVAIASFWLSGPLVLGLGATHMVLLALTLIVSTLTVVPGRATPLQGGVHLVILAAYVELAVTP encoded by the coding sequence ATGATCACCAGACTCCGGGCCCTCGCCACACAGTGGTACGTCTTCGTCCCGGTGGTGGCCGTCGTCCTGCTCGGGTTCACCTGGGGGCGCGATCTGCCCGGTGCCGTGGTCGCGATCGCCTCCGTGGTGCTCGCCGCGTCCGTCCTCGCGGCCGTCCACCATGCCGAGGTCGTCGCCCACCGCGTCGGCGAACCCTTCGGCTCCCTGGTCCTCGCCGTCGCCGTCACCATCATCGAAGTGGCTCTCATCGTCACGCTGATGGCCGACGGCGGAGACAAGAGCGCCACCCTCGCCCGGGACACGGTGTTCGCCGCCGTCATGATCACCTGCAACGGCATCGTCGGCATCAGCCTGCTCTCCGCCGCGCTGCGCCACCGCGTGGCCGTCTTCCAGTCCGAGGGGACCGGCGGAGCCCTCGCCACCGTCGCCACGCTCGCGACCCTCTGCCTGGTCCTGCCGACCTTCACCACCAGCAAGCTCGGCCCCGAGTTCTCCACCTCGCAGCTGATCTTCGCGGCCGTCGCCGCGGTCGTCCTGTACGGCCTCTTCGTCGCGACGCAGACCGTCCGGCACCGCGACTACTTCCTGCCGATCACCAAGCACGGCGAGGTCATCGACGCGGACGACCACGCCGACGCGCCGACCACCCGCACCGCCCTGATCAGCCTCGGGCTGCTCGGCCTGGCCCTGGTCGGCGTCGTGGGCCTCGCCAAGGGCGTCTCCAAGACGATCGAACACGGCGTGGAGGCGGCCGGCATGCCGCACGCCGTCGTCGGCGTGATCATCGCGCTGCTCGTCCTGCTGCCGGAGACCATCGCGGCCCTCCGCGCGGCCCGCCGCGACCGCGTGCAGACCAGCCTCAACCTCGCGCTCGGCTCCGCGATGGCCAGCATCGGCCTGACCGTCCCCGCCGTCGCCATCGCCTCGTTCTGGCTGTCGGGCCCCCTCGTCCTCGGCCTCGGCGCCACACACATGGTGCTGCTCGCGCTCACCCTGATCGTCAGCACACTGACCGTCGTCCCCGGCCGGGCGACCCCGCTGCAGGGCGGCGTCCACCTCGTCATCCTGGCCGCCTACGTGGAACTCGCCGTCACGCCCTGA